A region of the Flavobacteriales bacterium TMED191 genome:
CAGAATCTTTATAAAGATGTTGAAGTAACCAGNCTCACCCCTTTCTCCCCAGAATGTATAAAAAAAGCATTACCTTCAGTCATCGTCACGGCTTGTAGACATNTGTCGGAATTTGCTCTTAATTCACCTGATCTCTCTCAATTTCATGAGACCTTTTCAGAAGTTAGTGATTTTCTTNTTGAAAGGTGTAAAAGAATNTCTCCCGAGAATTTAAAGTTTTTGGAAAATCAAATTAAAGATTTTGAAGCTGACTGGATAGATATAAAACCAAAAAATTATTTTAAAAGTCCAAAAAATAAGGGTAAATCATTGATGATTGATGCTGAAATAGCAGCATCTTCAAATAAAACATTTGAGGAGTATACATGTATAACAAATGTTAGGAATGTAGAGGCNGAGGCCCTGATCAGAGTAACNGATCCTACTAGGAGAAGGAGAAGAGGATAATGGGAGATTTAATAACTTTAAGGAAGAGTAATTTTATTGCTAATTACGGCGCTGGCAGTATCTTTGACTTCAGATCAGATAAAGCATCAATATCTGCGATTGTTCTTTTATTTGATAATTGGCAATACTCAAGAAGAATTGTTGAGCCAAGACTTGCAAATTTTTTAAATGTTACTGATTTTCGTGAGCCTCCTTCACTTAAAGATAAAGAAGAAATATTATCATCTGAGCCTATAAGAGTAAAACAATTTCCAAGATGGTTGCAATGTCCTAAATGCAGAAGAATAAAAGATTTAGATGATTGGGCAGAGAAATCATATGGCTCTTACGATAAGTACTGTCAAAACTGTTCGAAAGAGGGATCAAAATCCAAAAGATTTTATTGTGTGCCAATACGATTCTTAGCAGCATGCGATAACGGCCANATAGATGATTTTCCTTGGAATAGATTTGTTAGACATAAAGCTGGCTGTAAAGAAAGCGATTTAAGACTAATTGACCTAGGTGCGGGGATTGATAAGGTATTTGTAAGATGCGAAACTTGTAAAACTCAAAGAAGTCTAAAAGATGCTTTTAATAGATCCGGTTTTATAAATCCTCCTATTGCATGTAGTTGTAAATCGCCTTGGATTGAAGCTGATTCCTTTAGAAATGAAAAAAGATGTGAGAGGCCTTTCAGAGCATTTCAACGTGGATCTTCCAGTTTATATTTCCCAAATACTAAAAGTGCAATAAGTATNCCCCCTTGGTCAAGTGTGAAGAGTGACTATATNGGNCNACACCTTCCTACACTNCTTTCNNCNCNAGAAAATNTTTTANCTNTTTTGGTTCAANNTTTATCTGAAACTGATACAGGTTTTAAAAATATGATTAAAAATGGCATGTCGGTTGAAGATATCACAAATCATATAATTTCAATCAGAAATCTTGATGTTAATGAAGAAGAAATGACATCAGATGAATATTTGGTTTTAAAAAATTCCTGCAGAGAAGATATGGCAGATATTGAATTTATCGCTGATAAAAAATTTGTACCTGAGGATTTTAAATCTTTCATAAATGGAATTTCTAAAATTAAACGTTTAAGNGAGGTAAGGGCTTTAGTTTCTTTCTCAAGAATCAATTCATCTGAAAGTCCATCCTTAAGACAAAATGTTGTTTCTAATAAGGGTGATTGGTTGCCAGCTATTGAAAATTATGGAGAAGGAATATTTGTAGATTTCTCAAGTAATTATTTAAATGAATGGGAANCGAAAAAAGATGTANTAAATAGAATAGANGANGCNACAAGATTATTTAAGAATGCATTCTTAAAAGATGGTGGAGAATTAAGTGAAATAAAGAATAAAATGACTCCAAGATATTTTTTATTACATACTATTTCTCACTTATTAATTAGATCTCTATCAAGTACTTGTGGATATTCTTTATCTTCAATCAGAGAAAAAATTTATAGTAATACATTCACAAGAAAATAAAAGTGTTCAACAAGCAGGNATNCTTCTTTATACNTCATCTTCAGATGCGGATGGAACTCTTGGTGGCCTTGCNGGAATGGCAGAGACTCAGAAGTTTTCAGAATTAATNAAATCAGCTTTACACGATGGTCAATGGTGTTCAGGAGACCCCCTATGTATGAATAGGGTTACTGATATTTCATTAACTGGTTCACTAGCATCATGCCATAGTTGTACTTTATTGCCTGAAACATCTTGCGAAGTATTCAATCGTTTTTTAGATAGAGGTCTTCTTTATGGAACTGAGGATAATAAAAAAATTGCTTTTTTTGGAGAACTATTTAATTAGTGGCCATAATATATCCAAAGCGAATTCCCCTTGAAATCGAGAGAGATCCTAGAAGAAAATCGGAAAGAATATTGTTCGATTCTTTTAGAGAATTCTTAGGTGATGAAGTAATAGTTTATTATTCGAGAACTTGGCGAACCTTTAATTTAGATAAAAACAAAGAAAGTATTTTTGTTAATGGCGAGGCTGACTTTATTATTGTTTGGCCCGATTATGGGATATTGGTAATTGAATGCAAAGGGGGAGGAGTTGAATTTAAAGATGGAATTTACACAACTACAAATAAAAATTTTGAAAAAATAAAAATAAAAAATCCATATAAGCAAGTTGATAGATCAAGATATCGAATCATTGAGCATATTCTCTATAAAAATTTACTTGGAAGAACAAAATTTGAATTAACTCAAAGCATTATTGATGGTGTTTTTTTTCCTCAATCAAAAAGATCAAGTTGGGGTGAATTTGATATTGACCAAAAATATAAGCAAACTGGATTTGAAGATAATTTGAAAAATATAGCATCGTGGGTAAAAAGTTTATTCATAACAAAATTGTCAGATAAAGGTCTTAGAAGTTTTTCAGAAAAAGATTTAGTAATTATTCATAAAATATTTGAACCAGAGGGTTCTTGTGAATTTGCCTTTAATACAGAATTAATTGAACCAGAGAATTTTTTTGCTAAAGGCATTTCTCCATCTTTGCATCAAGCCAAAATAATTTCACAATTAAAATATACATCTAGAAATTTAATTTGTGGCTCTGCGGGAACTGGTAAAACTTTAATTGGAATTGATGCTCTACATAGATTTTCTGATTTGGAAAAAGAATCATTATATGTTTGCAATTCACAAATACTAGCCCAAACATTAAGAGGAAAAAATCAGGGCATATCAAAAAATATAGAATTCTATAGCTTTCTGGAGTTTTTAAATAAATTAATCGATATTTTAAATAAATACGAAGTAACTTTTGATTCTAAAGC
Encoded here:
- a CDS encoding DUF2075 domain-containing protein, whose amino-acid sequence is MAIIYPKRIPLEIERDPRRKSERILFDSFREFLGDEVIVYYSRTWRTFNLDKNKESIFVNGEADFIIVWPDYGILVIECKGGGVEFKDGIYTTTNKNFEKIKIKNPYKQVDRSRYRIIEHILYKNLLGRTKFELTQSIIDGVFFPQSKRSSWGEFDIDQKYKQTGFEDNLKNIASWVKSLFITKLSDKGLRSFSEKDLVIIHKIFEPEGSCEFAFNTELIEPENFFAKGISPSLHQAKIISQLKYTSRNLICGSAGTGKTLIGIDALHRFSDLEKESLYVCNSQILAQTLRGKNQGISKNIEFYSFLEFLNKLIDILNKYEVTFDSKANTYNLIELIIKKTPYRCKTLVIDEMQDFDENIIPALARLTTKNGNFICLFDPQQNISNEAFSVDDLRSMYDFGNFQVLEDNVRNTPQIISFYQNICPSIKAVNCLSPNGPEIEIISLEKLNIKKLDNCINKLLKKFGLRSEELIILVKDHKEISDLRLSAININSLFSKLSFNFDCSNKIRVFNVEAVKGLESKAVLIWSDYKEFTETEKYVAMSRARSLLAFIELSS